Genomic window (Candidatus Effluviviaceae Genus I sp.):
CGGAGACCGTGACGGGCTTCGCGCCCAGATCGAGGAGCTTCTCGACGGTGTACTGCGACACGTTGCCGCTGCCCGAGACGAGGCAGACCTTGTCCTTCAGCGTCTCGTTGCGGGTGCCGAGCATCTCGGCCGCGAAGTACACCGCGCCGTAGCCGGTCGCCTCGGGACGGATGAGGCTGCCGCCCCAGTTGAGGGCCTTGCCCGTGAGAACGCCGGTGAACTCGTTTCTGAGCTTCTTGTACTGGCCGAACAGGAACCCGATCTCCCGCCCGCCGACGCCGATGTCGCCGGCCGGAACGTCGGTGTTCGGGCCGATGTGCCGGAAGAGCTCGTTCATGAAGCTCTGGCAGAAGTGCATGACCTCGTTGTCGCTCTTGCCCTTCGGGTCGAAGTCGGAACCGCCCTTGCCGCCGCCCATGGGGAGCGTGGTGAGGCTGTTCTTGAACACCTGCTCGAACGCGAGGAACTTGAGGACGCCGAGGTTCACCGTCGGGTGGAACCTGAGGCCGCCCTTGTACGGGCCGATGGCGCTGTTCATCTCGATGCGGATCCCTCGGTTGACCTGGACATCGCCCCTGTCGTCCACCCAGGGGACGCGGAATACGATCACGCGCTCGGGCTCGCAGATGCGTTCGAGGATCTTCGCCTTGCGGTAGTGCGGCCGCTTCTCGAGCACCGGCCAGAGCGACTCCACCACCTCGTGGACGGCCTGGTGGAACTCAGGCTCCGCCGGGTTCTTGGCCTTGATCATGGCCATGAACTCATTGACCGAACTCGCCATCTCACCCTCCCCACTGCGACTGCGCCTACGTCTCCCGGGGCACCGGGGTCGAGGGCCGCGCCCGAGTGGGGCGCGCCCACGGGCCCGGAGCCCCGGAGTGAACACAACCTCGGCATCCTACCATCGGCCGGCCTTGCGGTCAACACTCAAGGCGGACATCCTGGCGACCACTGTTTGGGCTTGACACGGCGGGGCCGCCCGAGTAGCGTGCCGCGATTCCTTTAACCGACGCCCGTGAGCGTCGAAAGGAGACCGCGATGTCGAACCACGTTGTCGCCCCCGCAGTGTGTGATGCCTCCGACCCCACCTCTTCCGTGGCAGTCCCCGCAAGCGAGCGCGAAGGGCGGACCCCCTCCGTCCTCAAGCGCGTGGCGATCCACAACAGGGTCGTCCACCGCGTGCGCGACTTCCTTCGGCGCGAGGGATACGTCGAGATCCCCGTGCCTGAGCTCACCCCCGCCACAGGCTCGTGCGAAGTGGTTGACTCCATGTTCAGCATGGACTACTTCGGCCTCCTCGCGTTCCCGCGGCAGACGGGCCAGCTCTATCTCGAGGAGATGGTCGCAGGCGGCCTCTCGGCCGTGTACTGCGAGGGCGAGAGCCTGCGCAAGGAGTGGAAGCTCGACGACAGGCATCTGACGGAGTTCAAGCTCATCGAGATCGAGAAGCGCGACATGACGCTCGACGAGCTGTGTGACTTCGAGGAGAGGCTGCTCAAGGACGCCGCGTCAGGCCTGACGTCCGAGGACGTTGGGGACGCGGGCGAGGAGCGGCTCTGCCGCATGCTGAGCGCCGAGCATCCGCGGATCGCCTACCGCGAGGCCGTCGCGATCCTCAACCGGCGCGGGTTCGACCTCCGGTTCGGCGACGACCTCGGCCACCGGGAGGAGGCAGCGCTGGTCGACTACGCCGGCGGCCTGCCGGTCCACGTCACGCACTTCCCCGAGGGCATCAAGTTCTTCAACATGAAGGTCTGCCGCGCGGACCCGGCGGTCGTCGAGTGCGTGGATTACATCCTGCCGTTCTCGGGCGAGACCTTCGGCGGGGCGCTGCGGGAGCCGGACGTTGAGATCCTCCGGCGCAGGCTGCACACGGGGACCATGTACAGCCACCTCATGAACAGGGCCGCGGAGTCCGCGAGGGTCCGGATGCTTGTGGGGCGTGACGGTCACCACGTCGCAGGCGGCGACCCCGGTGCGGCGGAGGCCGCGCCAACCGTCGAGGACCTCACGTGCCGCTACCAGCGCGCGGTCGAGGACGCGTTCGAGCGGTACCTGTCGCTCTTCGAGGCGGTGCCGACGGAGCGGGCCGGGTTCGGGCTCGGCGTGGCCAGGCTCATCCAGTCCTTCATGGGGCTTCCGTCCATCAAGCAGGCCGTGATCTTCCCGATGGACAGAGCGTCCTTCGGCGCGCTCGGCTAGGTCGTCCGCTCGGCCACGAGCACGACGTGCCGCCCGGACTCGGCGGCGATGCGGCAGTTGCCGAAGACCCTCGTGATGTGCTTCCGGACCGCGGTGTAGCGGACGACCGCGAGGTAGAGCCGGCCGTGCACGCGGAGGTGGCGGTATGCGTCGTCCACGAGCGGGAACAGGACGTCGTTGCCGGCGTGGGGCGGCGCGCACGACAGCACCCTGTCGAAACGCTCGCCCGGAACGGCGTCGAAGCGGTCGCCGAGGATGACCTCGACCCGCGGCTTTCCGTTCTTGCGCGCGTGGTTGAGGTGATGCGAGCGCACGTTGGCGAGCGCGCACTCGAACGCGCGGGCGTCGCAGTCCACCATGACGATGCGGCCCACTGAGGCAAGGTGCGCCGCGACGATCCCGACGGCGCCGTAGCCGCACCCGACGTCGATGACCGAGTGGCGCGGACGCAGCTCCATCGCCTCGATGAGCAGCCGCGTGCCCGGGTCCAGCCGTCCGCCCGGGAGAAGCCCGGCGCCCGCGCGGAACCGGTACTTCCTCGCCCGCAGCTCCTCTTCGATCAGGCGCTCGCGCGGCGGCGCGTCGTCGTCCCGCGGAGGGATGATCGGACTTCGCTCGGTGCGTATCACCCAGTCGCCGTTCGCCCGCGCCACCACCTTCGCCGGGCCGACGGTCTCGATGAGCTTCCGCATGAGGCTCTTTGCGCCGCGCGCGGCCTTCGCCCCGACGTACAGCGCCGCTCCGTGGCGCAGCTTCGGCTGCGCGCGCGCGACCATCTCGAACACCGCCTCCGCGCTCGCGTCCGCCGGCGGCGAGATCGTGATGATGTCGAAGTGACCGTTCGCGAAGCGGTTGAGCGTGTGGTCGAGGACGACGTGCGCATTCCTCGCTCCGTTCGCGCGCACGTTGCGCTGCGCGAACCTCACCGCGCGGATGTCGGAGTCCACCATGTGGACCTCGAGGTCCGCCGCGGCGTCGGCGAGCGCGATGCCCACGGCTCCGTATCCGCATCCGTAGTCGAGCACGCGATCGCCGTCCCTGAGAACGACCTTCTCGATGAGAAGCTCCGTCGCGGGCGCGATGCGGTCCTTCGACGGGAGCCCGCCCGTCGACTGGAAGACGCGCTTCCTGCTCCGGAGCTCGGAGACGATCTCGTAAGAGGTCTTGACCATGGCAGCTCTCGCGTCGGCGTGTCCGCCGGCCGCCTGGAACGAAGATGCCCCGCTCATGCAAGCGGGGCAGCCTCGGACCGGAGCGGCGCTCCGGCGAAGGACCGGGTCCTCAGGCAGGTGACCGGCTCCCTCACGGATCGCCGGCTCATCTATCGTCAGGGCGGCCCCGATGCTGCTGGCCGACCGTACGTGCCCCTGTTGCTGCCGGGACTATACCCCACGCGACGGGGATTGGTCAAGGTCTTTCCCGCCCGATGGGGCGCAGGACCCGGCGGCGAGCGCGGCGCGGCGGAGTCGGGAGCACTGGCTCGCCGGTTCTCGCGGTGCGGTCAATCGCCGCCTCACATCCTGGGGTCAGCGGACGAGCACGGCGCGTGACAGCGCGCGGCTCCCCTCCGCCGCGGCCCGTACGAAGTACACGCCCGACGACGCGGCTACCCCGCGCGCGTCGCGGCCGTTCCATGGAACATCGCCGACGCCCGCCGCGTGGAGGCCGTCGTGCAGCACCGC
Coding sequences:
- a CDS encoding methyltransferase, encoding MVKTSYEIVSELRSRKRVFQSTGGLPSKDRIAPATELLIEKVVLRDGDRVLDYGCGYGAVGIALADAAADLEVHMVDSDIRAVRFAQRNVRANGARNAHVVLDHTLNRFANGHFDIITISPPADASAEAVFEMVARAQPKLRHGAALYVGAKAARGAKSLMRKLIETVGPAKVVARANGDWVIRTERSPIIPPRDDDAPPRERLIEEELRARKYRFRAGAGLLPGGRLDPGTRLLIEAMELRPRHSVIDVGCGYGAVGIVAAHLASVGRIVMVDCDARAFECALANVRSHHLNHARKNGKPRVEVILGDRFDAVPGERFDRVLSCAPPHAGNDVLFPLVDDAYRHLRVHGRLYLAVVRYTAVRKHITRVFGNCRIAAESGRHVVLVAERTT
- the gdhA gene encoding NADP-specific glutamate dehydrogenase produces the protein MASSVNEFMAMIKAKNPAEPEFHQAVHEVVESLWPVLEKRPHYRKAKILERICEPERVIVFRVPWVDDRGDVQVNRGIRIEMNSAIGPYKGGLRFHPTVNLGVLKFLAFEQVFKNSLTTLPMGGGKGGSDFDPKGKSDNEVMHFCQSFMNELFRHIGPNTDVPAGDIGVGGREIGFLFGQYKKLRNEFTGVLTGKALNWGGSLIRPEATGYGAVYFAAEMLGTRNETLKDKVCLVSGSGNVSQYTVEKLLDLGAKPVTVSDSSGYIYDEAGITREKLAFVMDLKNVKRGRIKEYAEKYKGVVYTPVDAKLDHNPLWNHKAHCAFPSATQNEINGKDAANLLRNGVYVVSEGANMPTTPDGVKQFIDKGILYGPGKAANAGGVSTSGLEMSQNSLRLSWTREEVDQRLHGIMKAIHKACYETSKEFGTPGNYVNGANIAGFLKVANSMMDQGVV